ctatcctcagtgcttagcggtCTCACCTCTTCTTTCCTAGTTTTATTCTTATTTGTGTGGCTATAGAAcgttttactattggttttaattccctttgcaaggtcccactctgcttggcttttggcagttctcactttatcccagACCTTTCTGACAAGAAGccgctttccttgctgatcccacccatcttccattccttgtaggcttgcTGCTTTctctgtttgagatgcttgctcatccagcttggtctgcaacccttccttatgatttttccccccttgcttgggatgcaggcttcagatagtttctgcaactttgatatAAAGTAgtctcctccacattcagatccttgagttctttgATCCAGTCCACgcccctaactaatttccttaatttattAAAgctagctcttttgaaatcaaggaccctagttgcagatctgtttttgtttatccttccatttagtttaaactgaatgaGTTCCTGGTCACTCGAACCTCTACAACCAGTTTTTCTGTGAGGTCCTCACCAGTACCAAATCTAAAATTGCAGCACCTCTTGTTCGTTCAGCAACTGTTTGATGAAGAAATCTGCTATCACATCCTGGAAAATGTAGGCCCTACAGTTagtagtagcacttgtcctccaatctatatctgggacgttagtctcccataatcacacaattaccagtaatatttatttcattaaaaacatttaagaTGTCTCAATCCGTCTCTAAATTGGATCCTGGTGGTCTGTAACACATTCCAAGAACTGTATCAGGGGAACCTCTAGTTTTCCTCCAAAGTGATTTTGGCTCAAACAggactgtcttatccattccatcacttctaatttctttacagttcAACTCATCAATATACAAGGGTACTCCACCACCTttccctttatttctgtctttccagaatagcacatacccttcaatccCTGTACTCTAGTCATGATTAcaattccaccatgtttctgtttaccctaatatctggtttcacttcctccACCAGTAGTTCTAGTCCGTCCATTTTGTTAGGTTCCTTgcactggtgtacaaacatcttaattgtGGGCGAAGCCAAGCAGCAACATTCTTTGCCTGACTGGATACACTGTCATTTTATGGCCAGTATTGCTTATCTGACTGGTGTCAGCACTATCCTTCCccttaatgtccattctcctaaccatggctgtatcctttcttacttgattttccttCCTCTCAATCTGGTGTGGAGATCACATGAGCATCTCCCACCCTTCTCTAGAGAACCTAGTTTAAAGcacttttaatcagttgtgccaatcTCCATCCCAGAAATCTATTTCCCTCACTACTCAGGTagagtccatcccatgagaacacCACTCAGGATTAAAGTAATAGAAGAGACATGTTAATGAGGGCAGTTTAgatcttgagtactgtgtcccCCTACTGCTGTAACATTTTTTGTTGAATTTGGGAAATAGAAAAAAGGAAGTTGTGTTTAAATGCCcatcatataaataataaactatTAGGCTTCAGCTCTAAATGAGTGACAGGGCTGTGTTTAGGAAATGCATATTGAAAATGAACCTTTTATGAACTGAAAGTGAGATTAGGGCTGAAATACCCTATAATCAAAGCATATGAGTGGCACAGAAAGAGGAAAATATGATTGTAGACAATAACATGGCTGTAAAGGCAATACTACATTGatggctcctgccccccacacccatccTAGAAGCAAGTCATTTCTGTATCTACAGTGTAGTACATTACAAATCCCACTGACAATTTTGGctgcctttccattgactttatggggctttggctcaggccctaggAACTGTATTTCTGTTCAAGCTATACATTCCTCTGTTTGCAGATAAGACAGCTACAAACTGCAGCCTGAATTCAGCAGACCCCATATGTGGGcctgaaatggggggggggctgagcacAGTGTTTCCCCCTCTTTCCCTTGTAAGGGCCATGGAAAGGCTAGAAAGAAGGGCAGTCCCTGTGCATGATTTAGCCCTCAAAGTTCATGGTGCATCCTACAGCCATTGACAGAGGAGGTTCTGACCAGCTAGTCCAAGACATTTAGAAGGCCAAGTTTGAGAACTTTTCCCACTGTATTTTGTTTTCAAGAGCACTTTATAAAACTACAAGTTCTGCTTTTACAGTAGGTTGAATCCAGtgtaatgagagcagaatttggcccttatttTTGTAACTACTAAAACAAGGacaatttatcttttaaaaacactTGATCATATTGTTTCctccattttttcctcctttagaGAGAGGCAAGCTTAAAAATGACTGGCATGTTATGGCCTACTATCTTATGGTGGGAAACAAATGACTTATGGTCTTTGCAAAGTAGCTTATTCCATACCAAGAGGTGTTGGGAATGTTTTCCAACATGAGTGGGAGTTATGCACCCTCCAAACTGGTAAGCATGTGTGTGACTAGGTTGTAATAGCATTTCTACAGaacatggagttattctggaataagtggtCCATAATTGCACTTTAAAATTCACACTTTACCTTAATCCAAATGATCAAATGCCAGTTTGAGTTAAAACTCTTGAAAAATATTAACTTCTCCAGATGATGGGGGAACATAAGTTCTTGTAACTTGAATCAGACATATGTACTGTACTCTCTAGCAGTAAAGGGGGAGAGGGCCAGCACAATGCTGTTTGAGGAAGGGCATAGAGCCTTGTGCAACATATTCTGTACAAAGCTAATCACCACTGCAAAGAGTTAttgcctgattctcctcccacaaGAGCTGTACACTGAGGTACTTCAACTCTTTTCAAGAGACTTCCTTCCAGTTTACACTGGTCTGAGAATCAGGTCTGTGACTTTAGAAGGTATTTCTGTTCCCAAAAAAAGGACTATAAGAGCCAATCAAAATGTTTAGGAATTCATAGAAATTATGCACACCATTTTTTCTGTTTAAGATGTTTTAATAAAGAtttgtccccccccacccccacacacacactgtacaacACATTTCGTGTACATCAAGCTCAGATAAAAATAAGGCTCTTACAAATTACattttttcagtgattttttttttttttgcaataaaaaTTAGCTGCTACATAAATCCCTCCTGATCTCTGAAAAGGAGCCACAATTATTTCCAAAAATAGAATTCATATTTTAATCATATGGGATaaactagaggggaaaaaaagacaactcAAAAAAAAGCTTGTatataaattgtttttaaaaggacatgCATAGAAGTGAAAAAACATGCGCCATTTATCAAGAAAAATTCCACTTAtccatgttaatttttttttcagttaggCGAAACAGGCTCTTTATGCCCCAGATTACATCAGTTTCTTGCCAAAATGAACAAAGTTTACCAACTGCAGTCAGGGCAAAATATTCACCAATACCCTCCATCTGACTGTCATATTACAGGCCTACAGTATAATCATGTACAAGGCATTTAACAGACTTCCTCAAACTGCAAAATGTTGTATGTCCTATTCAAACATGAGACAAATATTTACATTCTTCCTATTTCAAACACACATACAATTAGTTTAAATTACATTATACAATATCTGTTAAATAGgaacatataaatatatacaaactGACTTGAAATGGTGTGATTCCCCCccttggaagaaaaaaattataattgctacaccaaattttgaaacaaaaaacaaaatttttgttTCTGTACCTAACATGTTTGTGTAATAAAATGTACAATACAAACTGTCTCACTCTCGGctttaaaataaaaggttaagtaggtttttttttttaaaaaatgcatatcATGATGTAAGCAACGTGGTTAAGTTTTGAGCTAGAATTCTGATGTATAACTGGTCACTCTCCAACCTTTGGTATTAAAAACAACCCATAATAAAAGGCCAAAACATTTAACCCTAGAGCATTTTCATGTCTTCAGGTTAGAGCTAGGCACTGTGTCATCCTCCACACTGCTCCAAGGGACTTGGTGCAGCAATACTTGAAGCCATTGCATCTGATGAAATAAGGCCACTTCTTCCTTCAGCTTTCCCTGATTACAAAACCAGTTCAAGGTCCTTATTTCTTAACAGTTGCACCAATCTGAAAAGACTGACTGCAGATGGGTCCTAGTCACAGTTCAAAATCTTGCAATCTCTGCCAGTTTTGCACGATATCGCAGTGCTCAATCTTCTGTGTCTGGCTGTACTCCCAGCATGGCATGAAGTTCCTCTGCCGTGTACCCCAGCAGGTTCTGTAGGTCACATACAAACCGGTACACATAGCGTTTCCCTGATGTTTTGTGGATGATGTTCTTGTCATAATAATAGCGCAGGCCTCGGCTTAGTTTCTCATAGTTCATTTTTGGCttgtttttcctccttccccaccgTCGTGCCACCTTCAGCCCCAaggtgggggaagaagagagaaagtATGCTTTAATTGGTTTGTTCTGCCTATCTCAGTTAGCTGATAAATAGGAAAATTAAACTTAATTTAGCAACCAAGTCGTTTTGTTGGTTCAAATGCCATCAAATCAGTGAGGATACTTGGGTGAGTAAGAGCTGAAGTCTTAAACAATCTGAGTTATGGGCCAagctttttggcccgagggccacactggggttgcgaaactgtatggagggccaggtagggaaggctgtgcctcccacacagcctggcccctgcccccatctgccccctcccatcccctgactgcccccctcagaatctcCAACCCAttcaatcccccctgctccttgtcccctgaccaccccctcctgggacccctgtccctaactgcccccctccccccgagacctcaccccctatccaacccccccgctccctgtcccttgagtgcccccctgacccctatccatgcCCTTGCGACCCTGACCCCaacccgctccctgtcccctgagtgccccccccgaacctctgccctttatccaaaccccctgctccccacccccataccatgctgctcagagcagcaggagctcgcagcccgccagagccagccccaccaCCCGGCAGGAGTggtgggccagagcgctggcggcacaGCAGTGGCattgctgcgggggaggggccagggactagcctccccggccaggagctcagggtccaggcaggacagtcccatgggccaCATATGGCCCACCggccgtactttgcccacctctggtctatgAACATGATGCCAATAGGTAGTGGATGGGCGCATGAGGCACCTTGCCacaaagggtttaaaaaaaaaaaaaagttgttagtGCAAGAGAAGAGGTTAAGGTGAATTCCTCTCTCTCAAAGAGCTACACAACTCACACGTGAGGTGGTTAAGTCACTTAAGGCCatatccaaagctcactgaaggcaatgggagtcttttcattgacttctgtaggcctcggatcaggccctttaacTGCGTCAGAAAGGGGTTCCATCGTCAATTAGAGGGTTGGAGTTTATTCTGTTAGTGACTAATTTCCAAATGATCACAGCAGTCATTTGATGTATATCTAAAAAACAGACCTTTGAAGGCCTCACTATTCTGTGCATCTGCCATGTTTCTCTCAATTCCCAGGGGTTTTATCAGTTAAGTTACTTTCCTTAAACAGTTAAGCAATGCTGCAAGTTAAATGTAAAGGCAGCATGCAAAGACAGGAATATAAGACACTAAACTTTTATGTACATCTAAGTACTTGACGGATGCTCTTGAAGTCACCCAGCTGTAAAACGTTTACAGAGGCAAAGACTCCTGATCTTGTAAACACTTTGCCTTGAGGGGTGTGCCTTTCTCTgatggaggatcaggccctaggttTTTATTCAGTCACAACTGGCCACATACCTCATCTGGATCAGCAAGTTTAAACTCCCATCCATCTCCAGTCCAGCTAATAAATGACTGACAGGATTTGTCTGTTAGTAACTCCAGAAGGAATTGCCACAGTTGTATAGGTCCACTGCCTGTAAAAACCAAGAAGGGTAAAATTATTAGCCACAACTAAAGGATATAGTAAGACACATACCATAATCCTAAGATTTATCTAACTGATATAATTTTAAGATGTTTGGCTGAGGCAAAGAACGACTGTTTCTGTAACAGGAATCTGCTGAAGGATACATTATAATGAACTGAGTACACTATTTTAATTCAAAGTAGTTATTTGAACCAAGCTttacttctcccccaccccttcacttcATTCCTTTCTGCTGGCAGCTATATTTAAAACCTTAAAGGTCCTAAACTAAAGTCCGTGCCCTGATGAAGCTTCCAGTGATGAGCATTTTGCCTGAGTTAAGTAGTCTAGGAACGAGTGCTTAGTGGGTGAGTCAGTGCTGGTGAACTCCTTGAACTGACTGTTTTGTCTGGAGTTTCCCTTCTTTTTAGGCAGATGGAGCTCTACCAAGAATAGAATGCATTCCAGGTTTTAAAACAGGCTGTTTTTTACTAGAATATTGCATTATTAGTGAATAAATCATTCATGAACAATGAGTAAGGGAGGTTGAGAGGTACACTCTTCCTTTATCACAACGGACATATACCCACACAAGGGATCAGAAGCAAGAGAACAAGAGATATATTGTGTGACATCACTTGCCTGTAAAGCCTGCTAGAATTGCTGCTGGTATAACTGGTTTCCCTTGCTCTACAGGATCACTTCTTTCTTGAATGTAGTCTTTGAAAGACATTGTAGGTTTGTTCAGACATAGAGACTGACTACAATCATCTTCAAAACTTTCATAAGAGGGCACACGTTGTACATCCACTAAAGAGGATTGGCTGTTCCAGGACTGAAGTTGAGAATCTGTGCTTTCATAACTTTCTGTGCCACTGTCACTTGATTCATGCTCTCTGGGCTTAcctaaaaaattaaataatggtGGTTGTTCagtttattttgtatgtataagcCACATTAAGTAAAAAAGAGTGCACAGAGTAGAGAGCCTTAAACTAATAATTAGCAAATGGATAAGGTAAATCTTACCAGAGTTATCCATCAGCAAGTTCAGATTGTTTGTGAAGTCGCGGGTCATGGAGCAGTAGTTCACGCTGACGGTCTCTAACTGAGCTTTGGGGAACATTGAAAATTCTTGATCTGGGCTGAGGAGATTTGGTCCTGCAGAAGTCTGACATAAGTCACTCAGGAGGCTGGCTTTGGGGTAGCTATGTATTTGCATACCATAAGGGGCCTGTTCTGTATTAAAACCTAAAATGACAAGGGCGGGGGGAAGGAATGGATTAGTTATTCACTACAATCCTTCTCATAAACGTAATACCTTCATGTAAGCAGAATAAAACCAAGTCAACCCTTCCACTGCAACACAGACATACAGTTATGccactaaaaaaatatttttaagctgAAAACTTGACTGGGTAGGAATGATAGGGTATGGGTCTAATCCAAAAAGTCTACTAAAGTCAGCAGAAGGACTCCAATTGACTGCACTAGGGTTTAACCAGGTTCTGTATCACACAACCAGTATCTGCCGTATGATTTACAGATTGCCAGTTGCGCACAGAGCTCTCTGTGGTTTCCCAGAATGACAGAACAGAGAGaaagtgctggggagggggctaggTGGTCCATAGCAGGATTCCTCTCTTGTTAACTGATCAGCAGATTGAGAAATACTGTGCTGAAAATACAACCTCATACACATAAGCAGCCTGGGGTAGGGGGGAAGAGAGATGTCAGGAGAGGGCCACTGGTCCctgtcctctccctccctccctattTACTCCATCTGCCCTCTGAGGCTTCATATTGCCTCCACCTTTCTTCTACCAAAAAGAACCAAAAACATGACTCCTGCTGGACCCCCATCAGTGCTGCTTTAGATTCAGCCTGG
The Eretmochelys imbricata isolate rEreImb1 chromosome 1, rEreImb1.hap1, whole genome shotgun sequence DNA segment above includes these coding regions:
- the ETS2 gene encoding protein C-ets-2 — its product is MSDFGIKNMDQVAPVSNVYRGMLKHQPAFDAFDVTNSLFAGYFPSLNEDQTLQEVPTGFDSISYESNSCELPLLTPCSKAVMSQALKATFSGFAKEQCRLGIPNNPWLWTEQQVCQWLFWATREFSLANVNFPQFVMNGQDLCNLGKEHFLELAPDYVGDILWEHLEQMIKDSQEKTQDQYVENSHLTSAPHWVNNNSLSFNTEQAPYGMQIHSYPKASLLSDLCQTSAGPNLLSPDQEFSMFPKAQLETVSVNYCSMTRDFTNNLNLLMDNSGKPREHESSDSGTESYESTDSQLQSWNSQSSLVDVQRVPSYESFEDDCSQSLCLNKPTMSFKDYIQERSDPVEQGKPVIPAAILAGFTGNGPIQLWQFLLELLTDKSCQSFISWTGDGWEFKLADPDEVARRWGRRKNKPKMNYEKLSRGLRYYYDKNIIHKTSGKRYVYRFVCDLQNLLGYTAEELHAMLGVQPDTED